A genomic window from Phoenix dactylifera cultivar Barhee BC4 chromosome 7, palm_55x_up_171113_PBpolish2nd_filt_p, whole genome shotgun sequence includes:
- the LOC103715191 gene encoding uncharacterized protein At1g05835 has product MLSKLLSWASILVALFLILHHGWAARCEANIPIVQQIQVGFSKPPKFMVVVQNSCPMCPAIDVHLQCAAFPQSLADPRVFRVVGYDDCVVDGGLPLAPLQKISFNYTHERFSMSLKSWSFQCE; this is encoded by the exons ATGCTCTCCAAGCTCCTCTCTTGGGCTTCTATCCTTGTAGCTCTCTTCCTGATACTCCACCATG ggtGGGCAGCACGCTGCGAAGCAAACATCCCAATAGTACAGCAGATCCAGGTGGGCTTCAGCAAGCCTCCAAAGTTCATGGTGGTGGTCCAGAACAGCTGCCCGATGTGTCCTGCCATTGATGTGCACTTACAGTGTGCAGCATTCCCTCAGTCCCTTGCGGATCCAAGAGTGTTCAGAGTGGTTGGTTATGATGACTGCGTTGTCGATGGAGGTTTGCCTCTGGCTCCACTGCAGAAGATCTCCTTCAACTACACCCATGAGAGGTTTAGCATGTCCCTCAAGTCCTGGTCCTTCCAGTGCGAGTGA
- the LOC103715190 gene encoding basic leucine zipper and W2 domain-containing protein 2 encodes MSSKEKPTLGGTRIKTRKRNITAPLDPSAFADAVVQIYLDNAGDLELVAKSIESSDLNFSRYGDTFFEVVFTGGRTQPGTIKPDEGERHLYSVLDCEPKREAILPFVLYIQKILRRRPFLIKSLENVMRRFLQSLELFEENERKKLAIFTALTFSQKLSGLPPESVVQPLLKDNLVAKGLVLSFITDFFKVYLIENNLDDLILLLKRAKVEDNLLDFFPTAKRSTEGFSEHFTKEGLLSLVEYNEKKMFEVKLKEMKSALTTQIAEETDISEVIETVKQQVKDAKLPDIEVVRILWDVLMDAVQWSGKNQQQNANAALRQVKTWAKLLNAFCTNGKLELELVYKVQIQCYEDAKLMKLFPEIIRSLYDLDVLAEDTILHWFRKGANPKGRQTFVKALEPFVKWLEEAEEED; translated from the exons ATGAG CTCGAAGGAGAAGCCAACCCTCGG TGGCACGCGGATCAAGACCCGCAAAAGGAATATAACTGCTCCTTTGGACCCTTCTGCTTTTGCAGATGCAGTGGTCCAGATATATCTGGATAATGCTGGTGATCTG GAACTTGTGGCCAAAAGCATCGAATCTTCAGATCTTAACTTCTCGCGATATGGTGACACCTTTTTTGAG GTGGTCTTCACTGGAGGCCGTACCCAACCTGGCACAATAAAGCCTGATGAAGGAGAAAGACACCTCTATTCTGTTCTAGATTGTGAGCCTAAACGCGAAGCTATCTTGCCGTTTGTTCTCTACATCCAGAAAATCTTGCGCCGGAGGCCCTTTCTGATAAAGAGCCTTGAAAATGTTATGCGAAGATTCTTGCAGTCTTTGGAGCTTTTTGAGGAGAATGAGAGAAAGAAGCTTGCTATTTTCACTGCCCTTACATTCTCTCAGAAGCTATCAGGGCTTCCGCCTGAGAGTGTCGTCCAGCCGCTGCTCAAGGACAATCTTGTGGCCAAAGGGCTAGTTCTTTCATTCATTACAGATTTCTTCAAGGTTTATCTGATTGAAAATAATCTAGATGATCTTATATTGCTTTTGAAACGAGCTAAAGTGGAGGATAATCTCCTTGATTTCTTTCCAACTGCAAAACGCTCTACTGAAGGCTTTTCTGAGCATTTCAC CAAAGAAGGATTATTATCTCTTGTTGAATACAATGAGAAGAAAATGTTTGAAGTGAAACTAAAGGAAATGAAATCGGCATTGACTACCCAGATTGCAGAAGAGACTGATATATCTGAAGTTATAGAGACTGTAAAACAGCAGGTTAAAGATGCTAAGTTGCCTGATATTGAGGTTGTACGCATTTTGTGGGATGTATTAATGGATGCTGTTCAATGGTCTGGGAAAAATCAGCAGCAAAATGCAAATGCTGCTCTCCGCCAG GTGAAAACATGGGCCAAACTTTTGAATGCTTTTTGTACAAATGGGAAGTTGGAACTTGAACTCGTGTACAAAGTCCAGATCCAATGCTACGAGGATGCCAAGCTGATGAAGTTATTTCCTGAAATAATTAGGTCTCTTTATGATCTAGATGTACTTGCCGAGGATACCATTCTTCACTGGTTCCGTAAAGGTGCTAACCCGAAGGGCAG GCAAACTTTTGTAAAAGCGCTGGAGCCATTTGTTAAATGGCTTGAGGAAGCTGAAGAGGAAGACTGA